A stretch of the Macaca mulatta isolate MMU2019108-1 chromosome 14, T2T-MMU8v2.0, whole genome shotgun sequence genome encodes the following:
- the LOC100426696 gene encoding mammaglobin-B-like has protein sequence MKLLMVLMLAALPLHCYAGSGCQLLEDVVAKTLDPEVSVPEFQQYVQEFTDSEAAKNAVGEFKQCFLNQSNETLQNFDLMMHTVYNSFWCKLF, from the exons ATGAAGCTGTTGATGGTCCTCATGCTGGCGGCCCTCCCTCTGCACTGCTATGCAG GTTCTGGCTGCCAACTGCTGGAGGATGTGGTTGCAAAGACCCTCGATCCTGAAGTGTCTGTACCAGAATTCCAGCAATATGTACAAGAGTTCACAGACAGTGAAGCTGCTAAAAATGCTGTAGGTGAATTCAAACAGTGTTTCCTCAACCAGTCAAACGAAACTCTGCAGAATTTTGATTTAATGATg CATACGGTATACAACAGCTTTTGGTGTAAGCTCTTCTAA